The Metabacillus sediminilitoris genome window below encodes:
- a CDS encoding anti-repressor SinI family protein, which translates to MEIVEKITHDGELDYEWVELILEALEVGITVDEITEFFSQKATHTQQLNNAID; encoded by the coding sequence ATGGAAATCGTTGAAAAGATCACACATGACGGGGAGCTTGATTATGAATGGGTGGAGTTAATTTTAGAAGCGCTTGAAGTCGGGATTACAGTTGACGAGATAACAGAATTTTTCTCCCAAAAAGCAACTCACACTCAACAATTAAATAATGCTATAGATTGA
- a CDS encoding YqhG family protein yields the protein MQQEQIHNYLENFFTANACDIIENKPGYMMVQLTIDMDKELMNRPFYWHYLEKTNGVPNPMKLTLITDQQQAPNDLKGEVMHFGSPRLHQIFQSTTKLGSYIRLFEKVQSTGANVPLHPWLGVNIMVSYQCDMKKDHLYSIGLHLVSGALVENFQDKLEKINLTPKIPDLCFNMTPLIKPQSGIKRIENFIEQTIRTQDHSWADSARQRWNEDLKLLDHFYEDIEEKPDCYYLEKEALRELYEPEIRVSIQNGGIFYLTTKAIFG from the coding sequence ATGCAACAAGAGCAAATACATAATTACTTAGAAAATTTCTTTACAGCAAATGCTTGTGACATTATCGAAAATAAACCTGGTTACATGATGGTTCAATTAACAATTGACATGGACAAAGAGTTAATGAACAGACCTTTCTATTGGCATTACCTTGAAAAAACAAATGGTGTCCCAAACCCAATGAAACTAACCTTAATTACTGATCAGCAGCAAGCTCCAAATGACCTGAAGGGCGAAGTTATGCATTTTGGCTCCCCTCGTCTACATCAAATCTTTCAATCAACCACAAAGCTTGGCAGCTATATTCGCTTATTCGAAAAAGTTCAATCGACTGGGGCAAACGTTCCCCTTCATCCATGGCTCGGTGTTAATATCATGGTTTCCTATCAATGTGATATGAAAAAAGATCATCTCTACTCGATTGGTCTACACCTTGTAAGCGGAGCATTAGTTGAAAACTTTCAAGACAAACTAGAAAAGATTAACCTAACACCAAAAATCCCGGATCTATGCTTTAATATGACACCACTTATCAAACCCCAAAGCGGGATAAAGCGAATTGAGAATTTTATTGAGCAAACAATTCGAACACAAGATCATTCATGGGCAGATTCTGCACGACAAAGATGGAATGAGGATCTCAAGCTTTTAGATCACTTTTATGAAGATATTGAGGAAAAGCCAGATTGCTATTATTTAGAGAAGGAAGCATTACGGGAGCTATATGAACCTGAGATTCGTGTTTCGATACAAAATGGCGGGATATTTTATTTGACGACTAAGGCGATATTTGGGTAG
- a CDS encoding acyltransferase family protein, with amino-acid sequence MSNRYEELDSLRGLAALSVFFSHIYLIFNETLLSKLLFEYGLLRGMVAGSEAVTLFFVLSGFVLSIPFYSNKDFNYGEFAVKRFCRIYIPYIVAIVITFIFREIFYTGKIHGLTDWFNVNWSVSLNANAIIDHLLLLGTFTSNLNNVVWSLVHEMRISLMFPFIMFLLIKLNMKQGIGLAFTLSVMSILFSLTADNPFLGTELYYSVHLTSLFIVGALLAKFRYDIINYLLNLKFKSKMFIFILGLILYLYAHPSFVLNILIRDFNPFYRAVIDTWITSIGAAILIIFALSSVRFSKILKNKLVNYLGKISYSLYLYHLAVLFTFIHLFYNIMPLWVICLISIIGTFIISSCMYHLIEKPAIKIGKLLTKNTNSKNIGKSSSDRPINIS; translated from the coding sequence TTGAGTAATCGTTATGAAGAACTGGATTCATTAAGAGGTTTGGCAGCTTTATCTGTTTTTTTTAGCCATATATATTTAATTTTTAATGAGACACTTTTATCGAAATTACTTTTTGAATATGGATTATTACGTGGTATGGTAGCTGGAAGTGAGGCGGTTACTTTATTCTTTGTATTAAGTGGATTTGTCTTATCTATACCTTTTTACTCTAATAAAGATTTTAATTATGGAGAATTTGCTGTAAAACGTTTTTGTAGAATATACATACCTTATATAGTTGCAATAGTTATTACATTTATTTTTAGAGAAATATTTTATACTGGTAAAATACACGGGTTAACGGATTGGTTTAATGTAAACTGGTCAGTTTCATTAAATGCTAATGCAATAATAGATCATTTATTATTACTAGGTACCTTTACAAGTAATCTTAATAATGTTGTTTGGTCATTGGTACATGAAATGAGGATCTCTCTTATGTTTCCGTTTATTATGTTTTTATTAATCAAATTAAATATGAAACAAGGAATTGGACTTGCATTTACATTGTCAGTTATGAGTATTCTTTTTTCACTTACTGCAGATAATCCATTTCTAGGGACTGAATTGTATTACTCTGTTCATTTAACATCCTTGTTTATTGTTGGAGCATTACTTGCTAAATTTAGGTATGATATTATCAATTATCTCTTAAATTTAAAATTTAAAAGTAAAATGTTTATATTCATTCTAGGTTTAATCTTGTACCTATATGCCCACCCATCGTTTGTATTAAATATATTAATAAGAGATTTTAATCCATTCTATAGAGCAGTGATTGATACATGGATTACTTCCATTGGGGCTGCTATTCTCATTATATTTGCATTATCGTCTGTAAGATTTTCAAAAATATTAAAAAATAAATTAGTAAATTATTTAGGTAAGATATCATATAGTTTATATCTATATCATCTTGCTGTCTTATTCACATTTATCCATTTATTTTATAATATTATGCCTCTTTGGGTTATTTGTTTAATTTCCATAATTGGAACATTTATTATATCAAGTTGTATGTATCATTTGATTGAAAAACCAGCAATTAAAATAGGTAAGTTATTGACAAAAAACACTAATTCAAAAAATATTGGGAAAAGCAGTAGTGACAGGCCTATTAATATTTCATAA
- a CDS encoding lasso peptide biosynthesis B2 protein, which translates to MEALRKVWIFLSMDWKTKKLLIESFFYLGWARYLKSIPFSKMAPTLGNQMEETTFNPTPSYNKTLSSISRAINLMSRYTFWESQCLVKAIAAMKMLEKRNIESTLYLGTARDEKGELVAHAWLRSGPHYITGFEVMERFTVVGKFAKRIGK; encoded by the coding sequence ATTGAGGCATTGAGAAAAGTATGGATTTTTTTATCGATGGATTGGAAAACAAAAAAATTATTAATAGAATCTTTTTTCTATTTAGGATGGGCTCGATATTTGAAAAGTATTCCCTTTTCAAAGATGGCACCAACATTAGGTAATCAAATGGAAGAAACAACTTTCAATCCTACGCCCTCGTATAATAAGACTTTATCTAGTATCTCTAGGGCCATTAATTTAATGAGTCGTTACACATTCTGGGAAAGTCAATGTCTTGTAAAAGCTATAGCAGCTATGAAAATGCTAGAAAAGCGTAATATTGAGAGTACACTTTATTTAGGTACTGCTCGAGATGAGAAAGGGGAACTAGTTGCTCATGCATGGTTACGAAGTGGTCCTCATTATATCACTGGTTTTGAAGTGATGGAAAGATTTACAGTTGTTGGTAAGTTTGCAAAAAGGATTGGAAAATAA
- a CDS encoding PqqD family protein: MKYYIQTTNYETIEIDNEWIIMNTDKYTVTKLNVLGGICWTLLKQPQTITSLITYMSEKYEFENELHQNDIEAFLLELMQYGLVKHAV, encoded by the coding sequence ATGAAATATTATATTCAAACAACGAATTACGAAACGATTGAGATTGATAATGAGTGGATCATCATGAATACAGATAAATATACAGTTACAAAGCTTAATGTTTTAGGAGGTATTTGTTGGACATTGCTTAAACAACCACAAACAATAACATCATTAATTACATATATGTCTGAAAAATATGAATTTGAAAATGAATTACATCAAAATGACATCGAAGCTTTTTTACTAGAGCTGATGCAATATGGATTGGTGAAGCATGCAGTTTAA
- a CDS encoding ABC transporter ATP-binding protein gives MIARKLLSIIQLFNIEGIKKAFILLLPYILKNWRAYLGLFVILFIEIFLTISFAWFYGTITDTAVQGEFHKLKSLLFVAIVLICIDFVVSYFNIYLESYITSNIKRELKEHVLKRIMLLPTPKLSNIRSGDLLTHFTNDINCINGVIGSNLMYLIQLPLISMVVFFYMLHIHWQLAAFSLLLFPIAIVIGGMFGILIRNNSRLIYNKIGELNSNLSEAFQGLFVIRSFLLERIFAKKISEQNNEFFGLEMKNAKLRGSFYVAGNAVSSISYIISLCLGAFFVTNGSITIGSLLTFITLMQHLINPLTGLAGLWGSFQSSASAVERISIVLDEQPEALDLPIYTKTNTFSKSIRLKDVTFYYESDTQIFHQLNLDIPTGKVIAFVGPSGAGKTTLFHLIQGFYIPQSGQILMDDIPIHNLSPSVLRSSFAAVTQETFLFGGTIKENLLLARPDITESEMVNAAIHANIHEFIMTLPNQYDTEIGERGVRLSGGQKQRLSIARAILKDAPILLLDEATSALDSESERLVKEALDRLMKNKTTLVIAHRLSTIQHADLIIVIDEGKIVQQGTHQELMEEEGLYRKLTKTQLLMDHNQVSQLNVISSYEGERKYAN, from the coding sequence ATGATCGCAAGGAAATTATTATCAATCATCCAGCTTTTTAATATAGAAGGGATTAAAAAAGCATTTATTTTGTTACTTCCTTATATCTTAAAAAACTGGAGAGCATACCTAGGACTTTTTGTTATTTTATTTATCGAAATTTTTCTTACCATTAGTTTTGCCTGGTTTTACGGTACAATCACAGATACTGCTGTACAAGGAGAATTTCACAAATTAAAGAGTTTATTATTTGTTGCCATTGTGTTGATCTGCATTGATTTTGTCGTATCCTATTTTAATATTTATTTAGAATCGTATATCACAAGCAACATTAAAAGAGAACTAAAAGAACATGTATTAAAAAGGATTATGTTATTACCAACACCGAAACTATCAAATATTCGCTCAGGTGACCTGTTAACTCATTTTACAAATGATATCAATTGTATTAACGGAGTTATTGGCAGTAATCTCATGTATCTCATTCAACTGCCATTAATCTCAATGGTTGTATTTTTTTATATGTTACATATTCATTGGCAATTAGCTGCCTTTAGTTTATTGCTCTTCCCAATTGCAATTGTTATAGGTGGCATGTTTGGTATCTTAATTCGCAACAACAGCCGACTCATTTACAATAAAATTGGTGAACTAAACAGCAACTTAAGTGAGGCTTTTCAAGGTCTATTTGTCATTCGTTCTTTTTTACTCGAGAGAATTTTCGCTAAAAAAATCTCTGAACAAAACAATGAATTCTTTGGATTAGAAATGAAAAACGCGAAGCTCCGCGGGTCATTTTATGTAGCAGGTAACGCCGTATCATCTATTTCTTATATCATTAGTCTTTGTCTAGGTGCATTTTTCGTAACAAATGGGAGTATTACAATTGGTTCATTACTAACCTTTATCACCCTCATGCAGCACCTCATAAATCCTCTAACAGGATTAGCAGGATTATGGGGCAGCTTTCAAAGTTCAGCTTCTGCAGTTGAAAGAATTTCAATTGTGTTGGATGAGCAACCTGAAGCATTAGATTTACCCATATATACTAAAACTAACACCTTCTCAAAATCGATTAGACTTAAAGACGTTACCTTTTATTATGAATCTGACACTCAAATCTTCCATCAATTAAACTTAGACATACCAACTGGAAAAGTCATTGCTTTTGTCGGGCCAAGTGGAGCAGGAAAAACAACTCTTTTTCATTTGATCCAAGGCTTTTATATACCACAGTCAGGTCAGATTTTAATGGATGACATACCAATTCATAATCTTTCCCCTTCTGTACTAAGAAGTTCCTTTGCAGCTGTTACTCAAGAAACCTTCCTATTTGGAGGAACAATTAAAGAAAACCTATTATTAGCACGACCAGATATTACAGAGTCGGAAATGGTGAATGCTGCCATTCATGCTAACATTCATGAATTCATCATGACCCTGCCAAATCAATATGACACCGAAATAGGTGAACGTGGCGTCCGACTATCAGGGGGACAAAAACAGCGACTTTCTATTGCCAGGGCAATATTAAAAGATGCACCAATTCTTTTACTTGATGAAGCAACATCTGCTTTAGATAGTGAATCTGAAAGACTGGTAAAAGAAGCGTTAGATCGATTAATGAAAAATAAAACAACACTCGTCATTGCTCACCGTCTATCAACGATCCAGCATGCTGATTTGATTATTGTTATAGATGAAGGGAAAATTGTTCAACAAGGAACTCATCAAGAGCTTATGGAGGAAGAAGGGCTTTATCGCAAATTAACGAAAACTCAGTTATTAATGGATCACAATCAAGTTTCACAACTAAATGTCATTTCTAGTTACGAAGGGGAAAGAAAATATGCTAATTGA
- a CDS encoding nucleotidyltransferase domain-containing protein produces the protein MLIEFLQSVYNPKASLPSESKVYEQVIKDIEYFSISPQVYFKLKEQGRLELTPLFFQNRLKNTFIKVLLRNTFLKKQTETILNTFDKLSIPAIPLKGVLFAEKYFGHLAARSTSDIDLLIKPEDLDKVIKTLKEIGYTIEEKNAPDHFHCSLSKEVSNSPIPLTVEIHWNILKENTSNFKIEGFWEQAIPLENFKHIKELSAYHTFYMICIHAWRHNLDSMKHFLDITEIIYFLGEEIDYDSLFIDAAKHKMVKRMKRTLSIVYRAFPQLNTIQKLPFNNQVGPWWQYEAIRNSNLRNVKVYLDYFDYLIFSFDTANHRLIAFKEWIHPSKYDLAQELETNEKISYANLYKKRFFGLFKSLLFLK, from the coding sequence ATGCTAATTGAGTTTTTACAATCCGTATATAATCCAAAAGCTTCATTGCCAAGTGAATCTAAAGTTTATGAACAAGTAATTAAAGATATTGAATACTTTTCAATTTCACCTCAAGTTTATTTTAAATTAAAAGAACAAGGACGTCTTGAGCTTACTCCTCTCTTTTTTCAAAATCGACTAAAGAATACATTTATTAAAGTACTGTTACGAAATACCTTTTTAAAAAAACAAACCGAAACGATTCTAAATACATTTGATAAACTCTCTATACCAGCCATCCCTCTTAAAGGGGTCTTGTTTGCTGAAAAATACTTTGGTCACTTAGCTGCTAGATCAACATCTGATATTGATCTTCTAATAAAACCCGAGGATCTCGATAAAGTAATAAAGACATTAAAAGAAATTGGTTACACAATTGAGGAAAAAAATGCTCCAGACCATTTTCATTGTAGTTTAAGTAAAGAGGTATCAAACAGCCCAATTCCACTTACTGTAGAAATTCATTGGAATATTTTAAAGGAGAACACAAGTAATTTTAAGATTGAGGGATTTTGGGAACAAGCAATCCCCTTGGAAAACTTTAAACATATTAAAGAACTATCAGCTTATCACACTTTTTACATGATATGTATACACGCCTGGAGACATAATTTAGATTCAATGAAACACTTCTTGGATATTACGGAGATTATTTATTTTCTGGGTGAAGAGATTGATTATGATTCTCTTTTTATTGATGCAGCAAAACATAAAATGGTTAAAAGAATGAAACGGACATTATCTATTGTTTATCGAGCTTTTCCACAATTAAATACCATTCAAAAACTTCCATTCAACAATCAAGTTGGTCCTTGGTGGCAATATGAAGCTATTAGAAATTCGAATTTAAGGAATGTAAAAGTCTATCTTGATTATTTTGATTATCTTATTTTTAGTTTTGATACAGCTAATCATCGGTTAATTGCGTTTAAAGAATGGATTCATCCATCAAAGTATGACTTGGCACAAGAGTTAGAAACAAATGAAAAAATTAGTTATGCTAATTTATATAAAAAAAGATTTTTTGGTCTATTTAAATCTTTATTATTTCTTAAATAA
- a CDS encoding ABC transporter ATP-binding protein — MKEMFYFLKMIHSYSGSILYFNLVTMVLISLLEGVGILLLIPMLSMSGILVMDAEGIPFIHLFTFLQDIPSSFSLPLILGIYVIIVVGQNLLQSHITIQNSIIQNGFLRYLRLETYHSLIHANWNFFINNRKSDLINILTTEITRTSAGTQSFLQFISSLIFTFIQIALAFWLSPNITIFVLISGLALIYFNRKFLKKSLALGNRNFHLGKNYLAGITDQINGIKDIKSNTLEKSRLDWYRSITKSMQEEQVEYTKLKTKSQFYYKVASGLLVAIFIFIAINMFEAQASQLMLIIVIFSRLWPRVAGIQGSMEQIATILPAFKAVKELQNESIMAREFLSEVGDDENTIPLQVNDEIECRNVYFRYNPSDSSTYALKDINVSFPAYQMTAVVGRSGAGKSTLIDLLMGLNQPEKGIVLIDGESFTSNKLLSLRRAISYVPQEPFLFNSSIRENLMLVEPNATDQQIWEALQFSSASEFVEKLPQGLDTLIGDRGIRLSGGERQRLVLARAILRNPSILVLDEATSALDSENEKKFQQALEQLKGKMTIIVIAHRLSTIRNADQVIVLNQGEVIQKGGFNQLAKEKKSMFGHLLNNQLEVIEK, encoded by the coding sequence GTGAAAGAGATGTTTTATTTTCTTAAAATGATACATTCCTACTCTGGAAGTATTCTTTACTTTAATCTTGTAACAATGGTACTTATTAGTTTGCTAGAAGGAGTAGGTATTTTATTATTAATTCCAATGCTTAGCATGAGTGGAATTCTAGTAATGGATGCTGAGGGAATACCCTTTATTCATTTATTTACTTTCTTACAAGATATACCAAGTTCATTTAGCTTGCCACTTATTTTAGGCATTTATGTCATTATTGTCGTTGGTCAAAATTTACTCCAAAGCCATATTACCATTCAAAATTCTATCATTCAGAATGGATTTTTACGATATTTACGGTTAGAAACCTATCATTCATTAATACATGCAAATTGGAATTTTTTTATTAATAATAGAAAATCTGATCTCATTAATATATTAACGACAGAAATTACTCGAACAAGTGCTGGTACACAGTCATTTTTACAGTTTATATCTTCTCTTATTTTTACATTTATTCAGATTGCTCTTGCATTTTGGCTTTCACCAAATATAACGATCTTTGTTTTAATAAGTGGTTTAGCGTTAATCTATTTTAATCGGAAATTTCTAAAAAAATCATTAGCACTTGGAAATAGAAATTTCCATTTAGGAAAGAACTATCTAGCAGGTATTACTGATCAAATCAATGGTATAAAAGATATTAAAAGTAATACATTGGAAAAATCTAGACTAGATTGGTATCGATCCATAACGAAAAGCATGCAGGAAGAGCAAGTTGAATATACAAAATTAAAAACAAAGTCACAATTTTATTATAAAGTCGCATCTGGTTTATTAGTTGCAATATTTATATTTATTGCAATAAACATGTTCGAAGCTCAAGCTAGTCAATTGATGTTAATAATAGTCATTTTTTCGAGATTATGGCCGAGAGTTGCAGGTATTCAAGGGTCGATGGAACAAATTGCAACGATTCTTCCTGCCTTTAAGGCAGTTAAAGAATTACAAAATGAAAGTATAATGGCTAGGGAGTTTCTTTCTGAGGTGGGGGATGATGAAAATACAATTCCCCTTCAAGTTAATGATGAAATTGAATGTCGTAATGTTTACTTTCGATATAATCCAAGTGATTCTTCAACATATGCATTAAAAGATATTAATGTTTCATTTCCAGCTTATCAAATGACAGCAGTTGTTGGTCGTTCAGGGGCTGGCAAAAGTACTTTGATTGATTTGTTAATGGGTCTCAATCAACCGGAAAAAGGCATAGTATTGATTGATGGAGAATCTTTTACAAGTAACAAACTATTGTCATTGAGACGTGCTATAAGTTATGTGCCCCAGGAACCCTTTTTGTTTAATTCTAGTATTAGAGAAAACTTAATGTTAGTTGAACCAAATGCGACTGATCAGCAAATTTGGGAAGCGCTGCAATTTTCTTCTGCTTCTGAATTTGTTGAGAAGCTTCCTCAGGGACTTGATACATTAATCGGTGACCGTGGAATCCGACTTTCTGGTGGAGAGCGTCAAAGATTAGTTCTAGCTAGAGCTATTTTAAGGAATCCTTCTATCCTAGTTCTAGACGAAGCGACAAGTGCTTTAGACTCTGAGAACGAAAAAAAATTCCAACAAGCATTAGAGCAATTAAAAGGGAAGATGACAATTATCGTTATAGCTCACCGTCTTTCAACAATCCGAAATGCAGACCAAGTAATTGTGCTTAATCAAGGAGAAGTAATCCAAAAGGGCGGGTTTAATCAATTGGCAAAAGAGAAGAAGAGTATGTTCGGTCATCTCTTAAATAATCAGTTAGAAGTAATTGAAAAATAA
- a CDS encoding helix-turn-helix domain-containing protein — MIGPRIKKYRTQKNLSLSELAERAGVAKSYLSSIERNLQSNPSVQFLDKVSGVLGVSVNTLLNEENDIDPKELDSEWTKLVQDAMKSGVSKEQFREFLEFNKWKLQNDNDK, encoded by the coding sequence GTGATTGGTCCACGAATTAAAAAATACCGTACGCAAAAAAATTTATCACTATCTGAACTAGCTGAGCGAGCAGGAGTTGCAAAATCATACTTAAGTTCGATTGAACGCAATCTCCAGTCAAATCCTTCTGTTCAATTTTTAGATAAAGTTTCAGGTGTACTTGGTGTATCTGTTAACACTCTGCTAAATGAAGAAAATGATATAGATCCGAAGGAACTTGACTCTGAATGGACAAAACTTGTACAAGATGCGATGAAATCAGGTGTCTCAAAAGAGCAATTTCGTGAGTTTTTGGAATTTAATAAATGGAAGCTACAGAATGATAATGATAAATAA
- a CDS encoding signal peptidase I, producing the protein MQFNKETISLLIRTIKNYGWMDLPSYGTSMYPFIQKGNVCRFTAFNSKDVRKGDILLYYTNCGQLIAHRFIRVNNRNGKLTFELKGDTNLCHDEPIFQEQIIGKLVKIHRNKKLIYMDDFSAIIWSYIITSVPITSKLLKTYLSCKEHLKTGSGISV; encoded by the coding sequence ATGCAGTTTAATAAAGAGACAATTTCACTTCTAATTCGCACAATCAAGAACTATGGTTGGATGGATCTTCCCTCTTACGGTACAAGTATGTACCCCTTTATTCAAAAAGGAAACGTATGTAGATTTACAGCCTTTAATAGTAAGGATGTAAGAAAAGGTGATATTTTACTCTATTATACTAACTGTGGCCAACTCATTGCTCATCGCTTCATACGAGTGAACAATCGTAATGGAAAGCTTACATTTGAACTAAAAGGTGATACAAATCTTTGTCATGATGAACCTATTTTTCAAGAACAAATCATTGGAAAATTAGTTAAAATACATCGAAATAAAAAGCTTATTTATATGGATGATTTCTCAGCCATTATATGGAGTTACATCATTACATCTGTTCCAATTACATCAAAACTATTGAAAACTTATCTTAGTTGTAAAGAACATCTAAAAACTGGCTCTGGAATCTCGGTATGA
- a CDS encoding metallophosphoesterase, which translates to MRKGWHKFTFGLFLLLFVLIIYTIWDNNRVKVVNQDIVIDNLPDELEGFKVLQVTDLHEKKFGANQERLIELINSIDYDAIIFTGDMLISENSKNYEPFYTLLEGINNKEHALFVPGNTDPSSYEVFQENKLSKVEFMEGMEKRGVKLLESEYTVEKRDASLYFVDFELSILNQKKKVVIPEGANSKEWLLMKHRNQLLDDLSNLYRAIKPDDVLIALNHYPIVDSRIDQIRDDPNQVFREFDLILAGHYHGGQIRLPFVGALFVPEPYYKRSGLFPPQDRVKGLWEYKQTKQYVSTGLGSSQTISFLKFRLFNTPEINVLSLKRNR; encoded by the coding sequence ATGAGAAAAGGATGGCATAAATTTACGTTCGGTCTTTTTTTATTACTGTTCGTTTTAATCATTTATACGATTTGGGACAATAACCGAGTAAAAGTAGTAAATCAGGACATTGTAATCGACAATTTACCAGATGAGCTAGAAGGTTTTAAAGTATTACAAGTAACCGATTTACATGAAAAAAAATTTGGTGCAAATCAAGAAAGATTAATCGAATTAATTAATTCGATAGATTATGATGCTATTATTTTTACAGGTGATATGCTTATAAGTGAAAACAGCAAAAACTATGAGCCATTTTATACATTGTTAGAGGGTATTAATAATAAAGAACATGCATTATTTGTACCTGGTAATACAGACCCTAGCAGTTATGAAGTTTTCCAAGAAAATAAATTAAGTAAAGTTGAATTTATGGAGGGAATGGAAAAAAGAGGTGTGAAGCTGCTTGAATCTGAATATACAGTTGAAAAAAGGGATGCTTCCCTATATTTTGTGGATTTTGAATTATCTATTTTGAATCAAAAAAAGAAAGTTGTCATTCCAGAAGGGGCAAATTCAAAAGAATGGTTATTAATGAAGCATCGTAATCAGTTATTGGATGATCTGTCAAATTTATATAGAGCTATTAAACCTGATGATGTATTAATTGCGTTAAACCACTATCCAATTGTGGATTCTAGAATTGATCAAATAAGAGATGATCCGAATCAGGTTTTTAGAGAGTTTGATTTAATTTTGGCAGGACATTATCACGGTGGACAAATTAGACTTCCGTTTGTAGGTGCTTTGTTTGTTCCAGAACCTTACTACAAGCGGAGTGGGTTGTTCCCACCACAAGATAGAGTAAAAGGATTATGGGAGTATAAACAAACGAAACAATATGTAAGTACTGGTTTAGGCAGTAGTCAAACAATTTCATTTTTGAAGTTTCGCTTGTTTAACACCCCTGAAATAAATGTACTGAGTTTGAAGAGGAATAGATAA
- a CDS encoding lasso peptide biosynthesis PqqD family chaperone, with protein MIKIQSLSISNFICQVEGNIVSDMDDEKVILSIQNGKYYNLGDLGGKIWELIKSPISIEQLVKGLMAHYEVEESECSEQVLNFLKSLYDEGLIQVEKTS; from the coding sequence ATGATAAAAATTCAAAGTCTATCAATTTCAAACTTTATTTGTCAGGTAGAGGGGAACATTGTCAGTGATATGGACGATGAAAAAGTCATTTTAAGCATTCAAAATGGTAAGTATTATAATTTAGGTGATCTTGGCGGCAAGATATGGGAACTAATAAAATCACCCATTTCAATTGAACAATTAGTTAAAGGGTTGATGGCTCATTATGAAGTAGAAGAAAGTGAGTGTTCGGAACAGGTATTGAATTTTTTAAAGTCATTATACGACGAAGGTTTAATTCAAGTGGAAAAAACATCTTAA